CACTGCCGAGGTAGATTCGTTTATCTGCTACCGCAGGTGAGGAATGTATTCTAGATCCAAGCTGAAAGTCCCATTCTCGGTCGCCCGTATATGTTTCGAGAGCGTGAAGATTGCCTCGTACAGTTCCGAGATAGACAGTTCCATCAATCACTGCCGGTGACACCGGTATCGGTGAATTGAGGGGCTTATCCCAGCGTTGGTCTCCAGAATCCCCTCTTATTGCGTACACATTTCGCGTGGTAGAACTGTGATAGCTTCCAATGTACACCGAATCCTCGGTCACTGCCGGCGAACCCCATACTGGTCCCCCGGTATCGAAGGACCACTGTTGCTCACCGGTATCCACTGCTATTGCGTAGACAATTCCACCGCCCTCTCCGAAATAGACTGTATTATCTGCCACTGCCGGTGCTGAACGTATGTAACTCTCGGCTTCAACGGACCACTGCTGGTCCCCAGTAGCAGCATCCACAGCGTAGAGATGGTAGTCTAAACTCCCGAAGAATACTCTGCCATCATATACTGCCGGAGAGGCTGTGATGTCTCCGTCAGTATGGAATGCCCATTGCTGGTCTCCAGTAGCGGCATCTATGGCATAGAGATTCGCATCATCACTTCCGATGTAAACAGTGCCCTCCGAAACTACTGGATCCGTCTGTACTGGGCCACCTGTACTAAATGACCACTCTTCCTTGCCAGTAGCCGCATCAAGTGCATACACTGTCGTGTCGTTACTACCGATATAAACCGTCCCGGCCACGACTGCTGGAGAAGATTCTACAGAACTATCTGTGCTGTACTCCCATTGTTTCTCACCGGTCGCAGCATTCAGCGCATAGACACTCTCATCGTTGCTACCCACATAGACGGTCCCGTCTACAACGGCAGGCGACGAATGTATATCTTCACCTGTTTGAAAGGCCCAATATTCGCTGACTCCTCCTGAAGGACCAGATTCCGCGGTAATTCCGCTATTAGCCTGATCAGACTGGAACATTGGCCAGCCGCTGATTTCTGGTTGTTCTTCAGTTTCAGTTTCGGTCTCAGTTTCAGTCTCAGTTTCAGTCTCGGTTTCGGTATCTGTCCCTGTTCTTGGATTTTCAGTTTGTGTTCTCGTTTCTGTAGCTACTTCGTCTGTACTTGGAGTCTCCTCATTTGATGAAGAATTGTCACTTGAGGACAAACAGCCACCCATACTTCCGGCACTGGCTAAGACAAGGTAACGAAGCCATTCACGTCTTGTCCGTCGAATCATATAATGGACCAAGACTTCCGAGCTTTATTTTATTGTGGATATCATAAAACATTGATATGTAATCCAAAATTTACGTTGGTGATGATCTTTTCTGCGAACTCTAAAAATTACCACTATTTGTTATATATTAAGCGTGTGCTATTATTATGGGTATGGCGAATATGATATCGTACCAAGTTTTATATGGTTTTCTGATAGGGAAGGTTGTATGCGACGGCCGTGTATCACGCTTTTACTCGTCGGCCTAGTGATTCTATCAGGCTGCTCAGGTTTCGGATTATCCGATTCCTCACCGGAACGAGCAATGGGTACCGCGACGGAAGCCGCTATACAAGACGATGCAACCACTGAAGCGTCAACGACGACCTCAACACCGGCACCTGTCGACTCAGATGGTGATGGGCTTACTGACGCCCGCGAGCAGGAATTAGGAACGAATCCGCACCAGAATGATTCTGATAGTGACGGTCTGGCTGACGCTGTTGAACTTCAACTGAATACCGATCCAACTGTCGCCGATACAGACGGCGACTCGCTTGTCGATGGCCGTGAAGTCAGCAAATACGGAACGAATCCCCGGGTAGCTGACTCAGATCGGGATGGCCTCTCTGATTCCGCCGAGGTCGAGGGCCAATCAAACCCAACAAGGTGGGATACAGATCGGGACGGATTGAACGATCAACGCGAAGCCACGCTTGGAACGAATCCATCTCAACGAGACACGGACGGCGATGGTATTCCTGATGGTCTCGAAGTCAAGAGACCATCTATCTATCCTGATGCTGACCCACTCCGGAAAGATGTCTACGTTGAAGTAGACTATATGACCGGTAACGGGCTAAGCCGGAACGATTATAACACAGAAGAGGTTGTGGAAGAATTTGCAACCGCACCGGTTACAAATCCGGACGGGACGGAAGGAATCGCTCTACATATACGGTATGATGAGGCTGTCCCGTATCGTGATGGAATCTACTTCAGCTCGGTATCTCGGAATGAGAAGCTCAATAACTTTGACGCATATGAAGCCAAATTCCGCGATTTTGAACGAAAGGGATACCACTATGCTCTCGGTGTAAACGATCTTCAACGAAGCAACGCGGATGCCATGAGGCTTGGCGGAATGGCGGGCGTTGGCAAGTTTGCGTTCGAACCGGACCAGTCGGTATTCGCTCACGAACTCGGCCACTCTCTTGGATTGAAGGAATTCCGTGGTGTCGACTCGGAAAAGATACCTTACAGCGAATATCCCAGTGTTATGAGCTACAATGCCCCTAATGACGCGGTCGGATACGCCACAGGGGATGAATCAGGCACTTCTCAGAACGATTGGAGTGTGATTACAAACTCGATGGGGCGGGGTCTGGATACGAATGGAGTCCGTGCTCGATGTGTCAATCCCGAGTTCGCGGGTGGAGTCGGTACCGAATCGAATCCATATGAAGTAGAGACGGTCGGCCAACTGAGTTGTATCCGTGCTGACCTAGATGCCAATTACGAACTGACAGCAGATATCAATGCGGCTGGTCGTACCGGCTTCAGGTCAATCGGTGGGTATGGGTCGGTGTTCCGAGGCACACTTGATGGGAATGGCCACGCGATTCGGAACCTTACTCTCCGGCAACCTCACCGAGGCTCAGTTGCACTATTTGGTGTGACCGGAGGGACGATACATGATCTTCGTATTACCGATGCAGACGTGGTCGCGAAAGAGTCGGTTGCCATCCTTGCTCACGAGAACCGAGGAGTGATTCGAAACGTGACCGTTACTGGAACGGTTAGTGGGTCTCCAACCGATGCCGGATACGGTGGCAGTAACATCGGTGGGGTGGTTGTGACCAATGGAGACTCAACTGGGAACCGGTATAAGACTGACACCGACGCAAAACTCGTTCGTGTGAAATCAAACGTGAATGTGACCGGCAAGGGTGCTGGAGGGGTGGCTGTGGTAAACACCGGCCGGATCGTTCAATCCGCAGCTCTCGGCGATGTCAATGGTGCCTTTGTTGGGAACCCTGGCGAAATCGGCGGCCTTGTTGGAACCAATGTCGGACGAATTAACCAGTCGTTCGCGACTGGAAACGTAACCGGTGGGTGGAAGGTGGGGGGTCTTGCTGGAGTCCACGCTCGCGGGCGTATTACCGATTCATTCGCGAACGGCACAGTCCATGGCCATCACCGTACTATCGGCGGTCTCATCGGTCACAATATGCAGGGCGGGACGATAGACCGAGCCTATTCGGCCAGCCGAGTCACCACCAGTGAGAACCCACCACAGGTGGGCGGTGTCATCGGTAAGATGGACGGCGGTACCGTTACAAACACCTATTGGAATGTTTCACGGTCAGGTGTCGAACAGGCTGTTGGAGATGGATCTGCCGATATCTTTCGTGCGAACACGCGTGAAAAGCTGTCGGGATTAGACTTTGAAGCAGTCTGGCAATCGACTAGTGGCAACCCAACCTTGCAGTGGGCTTCGGAAACACGACTCCCACCGACGTAGCAGGTCAAGACTCCACGAAATCACGTATGATTGGGATAGGGACGCTCATTATCGCGGTTACAGTCATTGTAACGATGGCACTGACTCTTGGTCTGCTACTTCGCTTACTGAGAGATGCTGATGGACTCTGAGAATCGGTTGGCTCTACAGGCCGACCGCCCGCAAACTACTCACTAAGGGCCGACCG
The nucleotide sequence above comes from Haloarcula rubripromontorii. Encoded proteins:
- a CDS encoding PQQ-binding-like beta-propeller repeat protein; its protein translation is MSSSDNSSSNEETPSTDEVATETRTQTENPRTGTDTETETETETETETETETEEQPEISGWPMFQSDQANSGITAESGPSGGVSEYWAFQTGEDIHSSPAVVDGTVYVGSNDESVYALNAATGEKQWEYSTDSSVESSPAVVAGTVYIGSNDTTVYALDAATGKEEWSFSTGGPVQTDPVVSEGTVYIGSDDANLYAIDAATGDQQWAFHTDGDITASPAVYDGRVFFGSLDYHLYAVDAATGDQQWSVEAESYIRSAPAVADNTVYFGEGGGIVYAIAVDTGEQQWSFDTGGPVWGSPAVTEDSVYIGSYHSSTTRNVYAIRGDSGDQRWDKPLNSPIPVSPAVIDGTVYLGTVRGNLHALETYTGDREWDFQLGSRIHSSPAVADKRIYLGSGDTLYALTEQEQ